GATTCGTCTGCATTGCAAACTAAGTATCTCGGTACACCTTCGGGTTTGGCCAGAAAGCTCCATTTCATTCCCATAGGGAAACCTGCACCACCTCTACCTCTAACTCCTGCGAGTTTGACTTCTTCCAGAACCTCTTCTGGAGACATTTTTTTAATAGCTTTCTCTACAGCAGCGTAACCGCCCATTTTGCGATATACTTCAAAAGTATTGATGCCAGGAACGTTGATATGTTCTGTTAATATTTTCATTTGCTCAAGTCAGCTATGATTTCGTCTACTTTATCATTTGTAAGATGGGTATAGAATTTTTCTCTAATTTGAAAACAAGGCCCCCAGCCACAGGCTGCAAGGCATTCTACTTCTTTTACTGTGAATTTGCCATCTTTCGTTGTTTCGCCTGTTTGGATCCCTAATGTTGATTTTAGGTGGTCATAAACCTCTTCGCCTCCCATTGTACAGCAAGGGCCTGTTCGGCAATACTCGATTACGTTTTTGCCCACTGGTTCCAAAT
This portion of the Spirosomataceae bacterium TFI 002 genome encodes:
- a CDS encoding NADH dehydrogenase subunit E codes for the protein MTETIKFSPEKAEKAKKIIARYPEGKQKSALLPLLHLAQEQFGWVSPEVMDYVAEMLQIQPIEVYEVATFYTMFHLEPVGKNVIEYCRTGPCCTMGGEEVYDHLKSTLGIQTGETTKDGKFTVKEVECLAACGWGPCFQIREKFYTHLTNDKVDEIIADLSK